ATCGTTGACTATAAGatagtccaggtgtgactgatctctctctccccatgctgTGTGGTGCAGGAGGCCTCCCTGTGGAGACACAGGTACCTGGCCTCTCTGTATGACTACATGCAAGGCTGCAGTAAGGAGCTCGTCTACCTGAGCGAGTACCAGGAGAGGATCCTCAGGAAGGACTGGAGCGACCGCATGCTGGACCCCCCAGGGGTGCGCATGGAGTACGAGAAGTTCAAAAACAACACTCTGCTAACACATGAGAGCGAGACCAACCAGCTACAGATGGATGGGGATCGTCTCGTTGAAATGAAGCACCCTGCTAGCTCCACAATACGGGTATGTTTATATGGCTACAAAATGTTAACTTTTACCATTGTAATAGCTTACTCACCACATCATCTATTCTGATCTTCCCTGGGGCAATATGCTTGGTTTGTCTCAGGCACACAGCGACGCATTGCAGAACGAGTGGCAGAGCTTCCTAAACCTGTGTATCTGCCAGGAGGTACACCTTGACAACATAGACAACTACAGGAAGGTACGTCATCTCTTAACCCTGGGAAAGGACGTTTCTTATGGCTCGTTGTCATGGCTCAATGTAACATTGCTCCTATGTGTGTTCATACCTACAGTACCAGCTGGATGTAGAGACCTTGTCTGAGTCCATGAAGAGACTCAACTCTAATCTGGACCCCAAATCACTGAACAACAAGAACAACCCAGAGATCCTGCTACAGCTTGAGGTGAGATTTGGTATATTCTTTGTATCTAAGTTTAGTCGTTTCTATGACGTATACAGCATTATTTGAATCTGTTCTCTAATATCTTCTGTATCTCATATCCTCAGGGTGATGAGAGTGCGATAGAGAGGAATGAACAGCGCCTCGTAGCCCTGAGGGAGTTCAGCAGCACCATTGCCCCTCTGAAGCTGCGGCGTCTCCGCCCCACCAAACCCACCCCTGTGGTGTCCCTGTGTGAATGGACCAATGGAGAGGTAGAAAATAGCTTCATAGAATAGCATTGTGAGAGTTCTGAGAAGCTAAAGGGCAAGCTAATGTCCTGTCAATTGACAGCTGTAGCACAATGTAATGATGCAAACTCCTGTCACCCTTAGGACTCAGTGTCTCAAGCAGAGAAGCTCATGCTAAAGTCCAACTTAGACAATGAGAACTGGGAGGTCCAGACCAGCACTGGGAAGACCAAAACCCTGCCTGGAGCCTGCTTCCTGGTCCCACCGCCAGACACTGAGGCCCTTGAGAAAGTGGAAAGGTAAAGATAGAGAAAAAAAGACTCTCCTTATTACAATGACCCAAAACTTAACCACCATCACAGGCGAACTGTAATGacattctgtgtttgtgtgtccagtctGGACAGAGAGCTTTCTAACCTGAAGAGAAAGAGAACTACTCTGATGGCCTCCCTGAGGAGCCCCGGTGTGGAGGTGGTGCGCTCAGTGAGAGCAGGTGAGTGGAACATCACTCCACTTGCTAAGAAATTTAGCAGAAATCACTTAGTTTGAACTCACAGTGGGACCCTAGTAGATACAGGGGACTAGACTCAGTGTGGCCCTCTCCTGTCCCCTTATTTCTCACTGTGCCCTCTGCTTGTCCTCAGCCCCTGTGGCTAATGCCCCAGTGGACCCAAAAGCCACAGTGCTGGCCAGCCAGCTGGACAAGATCAGCAAGAACCTGGACCACAGTGAGAAGGACATCCTGAGCCGGCTGAGGGCCCCTCTGGATCGCAGTGACCCCACACGTGACCTGGCCAACAGGCTGAAGGAGCATGAGGTGAAGGGATTGTTTTTTATTTCAGACCACTGCAGCCTGCTACATAGCATCATTATAATGGACAGTGTGGTTCCAGAGTGTGATATCAATGGTGTGTTTTGCCCTGCAGAGGGCCACCCTGACTGTTAGGAACCTGGAGGCAGAGAAGGCAGCGGTCCAGAGAGATATGGATCCCATCCTAGCCCAGAAGCCCCTTGGGCCCACCACCTCCGCCCTGTCCCTGAAACTGAGTGGTCTTAACAACACGTTTGACGACACCAACGTCCTCTGTGACCTGTACAACAAAAAGTAAGAATTTAGTTTACAATGTGAAATTAAAAAAACCTATGTAAAGGTTGCGTTAGCTATATGTTCTTATTTTTtacttgtttttattttatttacatccAATTCCTCAAGATTATTCTCACTCACTAATATCTTTATCTTGACCAGAGCCACAGCTTCCATGTTCTTGGAGAGGCAGATCATTACGGTGGACAACTCAGTCTCTGGCTTTGAGGAGCAGCTGGCTGAAGATGCTGCCATCCCTGATGTTCCCAACGTCCTCCAGACACGCATCCAGAAGCTTCAGGTAACAGTATTTCAGTCATATGACCACTTAAAGCTCATCACACATCATGTCATTATGATGGACTCTTACAAGTTGCAGTGAGTGTTATGTTTTGATTGACCCATCGTCTTTGATCAGTCCCCTGTGTTTATCCCTTGTCCTACAAACAGAACATGCGCAAGGATGTAGCGTCAAAGCAGGACGAGATGCTGAAGCTGAGCAGGGACTTGGAGTCCACAGAGCAGCTGAGCAGCTCCCTGCAGAAGGGCTTCCATGAGTACTGCCCAGACATCCACCGCCAGCAGACAGAGGTCAAACACCTGAAGAACCGCTATGCCAACGTCAACAGTCAGCTACAGGAGAGGTGAGAACCCCAGTCCCacagctaaactcagcaaaaaagatacgtccctttttcaggaccctgtctttcaaagataattcataaaaatccaaataactataCAGGTCTTCAATGTAAAGGGTTTAattactgtttcccatgcttgttcaatgaaccataaacaattaatgaacatgcacctgttgaacagttgttaagacactaacagcttacagatggtagacaattaaggtcacagttatgaaaacttaggacactaaagaggcctttctactgactgaaaaacaccaaaagaaagattcccagagtccctgctcatctgcgtgaacgtgccttaggcatgctgcaaggaggcattaggactgcagatgtggccagggcaataaattgcaatgtctgtactgtgagatgcctaagacagcgctacagggagacaggacagacagctgatcatcctcgcagtggaagaccacgtgtaacaacacctgcacaggatcggtacatccgaatatcacacctgcgggacaggtacaggatggcaacaacaactccccgagttacaccaggaacgcacaatccctccatccgtgctcagactgtccgcaataggctgagagaggctggactgagggcttgtaggcctgttgtaaggcaggtcctcaccagacatcaccggcaacaacgtcgcctatgggcacaaacccatcgtcgctggaccagacaagactggaaaaaagtgctctttactgacgagtcgcggttttgtctcaccgggggtgatggtcggattcacgtttatcgtcgaaggaatgagcgttacactgaggcctgtactctggagcgggatcgatttggaggtggagggtccgccatggtctggggcggtgtgtcacagcatcatcggactgagcttgatgtcattgcaggcaacctcgacgctgtgcgttacagggaagacatcttcctccctcatgtggtacccttcctgcaggctcatcctgacatgaccctccagcatgacaataccaccagccatactgctcgttctgtgcatgatttcctgcaagacagaatgtcagtgttctgccatggccagtgaggagcccggatctcaatcccattgagcacatcttggacctgttggatcggagggtgagggctagggccattccccacagaaatgtccgggaacttgcaggtgccttggtggaagagtggggtaacatctcacagcaagaactggcaaatctggtacagtccataaggaggagatgcactgcagtacttaattcagctggtggccacaccagatactgacagttacttttgattttgaccccccctttgttcagggacacattattccatttctgttagtcacatggctgtggaacttgttcagtttatgtctcagttgttgaatcttgttatgttcattcaaatatttacacataaaataaatgcagttgacagtgagaggacgtttcttttttttctgagtttttATGTCACAGTTATATATGTCTTGTGTCTGTGGTTACTTCTGTGGTCTATGATATACTGATGCTTAATAAAAAATCTATTGTTATAGAACGGTTCTGCTGCAAGAGGCAACCAATAAGAATCAAGGCTTCCAGAGCTCTGTCCAGTCATTGAACTTATTTTTGACCAACCTGCCTAATAATACGATCAATCCAAGTGATGGACTTTCTCAAATTAGCTCCAAGCAGAACTCTCAGAAGGTTtgtgggtttatttttgtgttattttatCTCAACAACTGTCCCTGCTATGAACATCGTCAGTTTTCTGCAGTACATTTTTCTCTTGTTCTTATTGGGTGTTTGCTTTCGTTTCAGAGAGTGGTGGAGGACATAAAAAGGAAATCAGATGATGTGGCCCTAGCAGTGAAACAGTCCCGTGACTTGCAGAATGTCCTCAATGtgagtaaaaaaaatacatctaaTCAGAGCGACCATTAAAAATGTCCATATCAGTTGAAGGGTTTTGGTCAATGTTGTTCTTAAAAGAGAAAATTAATATTCACCATGTCTCGTAGGAGTATGAGGCCAAATCTGATAAGTACCGTAGTACACTGAAAGATGTGGATGACGAAGATGCCAAAAGACCTCACACATCCGCCATGGCTGACGCGGTGCTGAAAAAGGTATTGTGGACCTGAGAGACTGCAACAATCCTCATCCTATAGTTGACTTAATTTGCATTCAAGTTTGGGCATTGATTCAAGATCCATGATCTAGAGGCTGTATGTTTCTGTTTCAGGAAAGAGCTCTACTGAACCTCTACTCAGAGGTGTCTGCAGAGAATAATCAGCTTCTCAACAAGATGGGATTGGCTAAGAACATAATTGCCCAGGTATGACACAATTACTTTGTAAAACATCAACACAGTGGATTATGTAATTCCTTATTAAAAAACCCACTCTAGTATAGGTTAAACTATATTGTCCACTGTTACCTGCACTGAACAGAATGAAGAGAAGGTGAGCCAGGTGGTGGTGAAACAGCAGCGGCAGCTGCAGAGCCAGCAGAAAGACCTGGAGGAAACAGACGTTCTAAAGAGAGAGCTGGCGGATGAGATCACCAGGCGCTCCCATGCTGAGAATGACCTAGCAACATACAGAAAGAGGTTTATTTCACTGAAAAGCCGTAGAGGTGTGGAACgaatggaggagagggaagtTGTGCAGTACTACCGTGACCCCACACTAGAGGGTGACCTGGTGTCCCTGAAGAGTCAAATCCAAGATGAGGTGATAAAACACTCTGGCATCCAGACAGAGATAAAGGTTGTCAATGAGAATATCATCCGCCGGGAGACTGAGCTGACAAATGTCAAACCTAGGCTGTTAACCAAGGTGTTGACTGAGTTTGAGAGGGACCCCCAGCTTGACAAGGAGGCCACCAAGCTGAGAGAGGAGATGCGCAAGCTGGAGCAGGAGGTCCaggtgagagatacagagacggTCCACATGAAGACTGAGATCACAGTTCTGGCACAGAAGAGACCGACTATCAAAGAGAGAGTAGTGAAAAAGGAGGTGGTGAGACTGGAGAAGGACCCGGAGATGCTGAAAGCAGTTCTGATCTTTCAGACCGAGATCTCAGAGGAGGGGTTAAGATCCAAGTCCCTCAATGATGACATATTCCGCACTAGGAGCCAAATAAACACACTTGAGAGGATCATTCCCACTATCCAGCCTAAGATTGTTACCAAGGTGCTGAAGAGGGTGGAACAGGACCCAAAACTCATTGACGAGGTTAAGACTATCCACACCAGCCTGGAAGAGGAGAAAAAGATGAACAGTGATTTGATGAAGGAACTCACCAGCCTCCAGATCCGCTACAGTGAAGTGGAGAAGGTGCGGCCCAAGCTTGAGCTCAAGGAGATCATCAATGAGATCTACAGGGTGGACCCTGAGACAGAGGTGGAGCTGGTGAGGCTAAGGAAAGAGCTGCTTGACTCTAATCGAAACTGCACTGATCTGGAGAAAGAAATCAACTCAGTTATGGTGGATCTTAAAACTCTGCGTTCCCAGAAACCCAAGTCGGAGTACAAGGAAGTGACCCAGGAAGTGATTAAAGAGGAGAAGAGCCCAGAGGTCATCAGGGAAATTAAGAGGT
This genomic stretch from Salmo trutta chromosome 32, fSalTru1.1, whole genome shotgun sequence harbors:
- the LOC115171383 gene encoding envoplakin isoform X2, whose product is MQSNADQVEKNVLRSEELMAVDTVNDKKHRPLLHQKKNTEILAEAEGLLKDLFLDVDRAKKLSHPQAGEIEIDVRNLHDRWSKDCTMYRDLYEAVQEVELTPRIDWTQVLEEKQKQISAERYGPNLSDVEKQIASHNILHQEIEAYGSQMNRSSTGSPAKLSTIQRKYTDLLEASLWRHRYLASLYDYMQGCSKELVYLSEYQERILRKDWSDRMLDPPGVRMEYEKFKNNTLLTHESETNQLQMDGDRLVEMKHPASSTIRAHSDALQNEWQSFLNLCICQEVHLDNIDNYRKYQLDVETLSESMKRLNSNLDPKSLNNKNNPEILLQLEGDESAIERNEQRLVALREFSSTIAPLKLRRLRPTKPTPVVSLCEWTNGEDSVSQAEKLMLKSNLDNENWEVQTSTGKTKTLPGACFLVPPPDTEALEKVESLDRELSNLKRKRTTLMASLRSPGVEVVRSVRAAPVANAPVDPKATVLASQLDKISKNLDHSEKDILSRLRAPLDRSDPTRDLANRLKEHERATLTVRNLEAEKAAVQRDMDPILAQKPLGPTTSALSLKLSGLNNTFDDTNVLCDLYNKKATASMFLERQIITVDNSVSGFEEQLAEDAAIPDVPNVLQTRIQKLQNMRKDVASKQDEMLKLSRDLESTEQLSSSLQKGFHEYCPDIHRQQTEVKHLKNRYANVNSQLQERTVLLQEATNKNQGFQSSVQSLNLFLTNLPNNTINPSDGLSQISSKQNSQKRVVEDIKRKSDDVALAVKQSRDLQNVLNEYEAKSDKYRSTLKDVDDEDAKRPHTSAMADAVLKKERALLNLYSEVSAENNQLLNKMGLAKNIIAQNEEKVSQVVVKQQRQLQSQQKDLEETDVLKRELADEITRRSHAENDLATYRKRFISLKSRRGVERMEEREVVQYYRDPTLEGDLVSLKSQIQDEVIKHSGIQTEIKVVNENIIRRETELTNVKPRLLTKVLTEFERDPQLDKEATKLREEMRKLEQEVQVRDTETVHMKTEITVLAQKRPTIKERVVKKEVVRLEKDPEMLKAVLIFQTEISEEGLRSKSLNDDIFRTRSQINTLERIIPTIQPKIVTKVLKRVEQDPKLIDEVKTIHTSLEEEKKMNSDLMKELTSLQIRYSEVEKVRPKLELKEIINEIYRVDPETEVELVRLRKELLDSNRNCTDLEKEINSVMVDLKTLRSQKPKSEYKEVTQEVIKEEKSPEVIREIKRLNDQVSLLRVSYDSTLDLLSRLRKERDEWKVEKSKLETKLVNKEVVKYENDPLLEKEADRLRRDVREEIQQRRNMEETVFDLQNKYIMLERQKPKDKIVMQEVVRLEKDPKQLLEYEKLNKNLDEEVKSRRKLELEVQQLRALVEEKERNLALMDDRQKKIQVETELRQIKSRILELENTPQPIAEKIIIEEVLKVERDPKLEKLTSGLRTDMDMEETNISRLERDIRNLKIKLDILRKEKSIEKTVYKEVIRVEKDQNVEVERDHLRDLVLQERSSRRDQEDEIQRLNTKVTRLQTTKSSTSHEEASITLNRDSLIREKENLLKTLRTLESEKHDLSISFQLQSKLMSERNQINRKRGMKMDSEVQRLEKDILDEKDRIHQKETYIMELQNNLKKEDHSETHTRETNLSTRITILDPETGKDMSPYDAYLEGLIDRNQYIHLQELECDWEEITSMGPDGETSILQDRKSGKQFSVKNALKDGRLTQSDLHRYKEGKMPISEFALLVAGDSRPKPYIGPIATPRTPTKTTAASSLSTMPSSLRSSYSSLTNNRYGSSSNLNISSGDELFPISGVLDSTTNSRMSVRSALTRNLIDPTTAQKLLEAQAATGGIVDLNRMDKFSVHKAVELGLIDKSHMHLLLNAQKAFTGVEDPVTKERLAVGQAAEKGWIPQDSAMRYMEAQYLTGGLVNPHKAGRISVQDALNTKIIDSTVAKNLQDKSAHTKELIDPITKEKISYKEAMDRCKKDVTTGLLLLPAASSGDSKDAPSYSNYRFPGSYSQV
- the LOC115171383 gene encoding envoplakin isoform X1 gives rise to the protein MFSKKKEYDLVKVAQSQGNDVAVLVARMQSNADQVEKNVLRSEELMAVDTVNDKKHRPLLHQKKNTEILAEAEGLLKDLFLDVDRAKKLSHPQAGEIEIDVRNLHDRWSKDCTMYRDLYEAVQEVELTPRIDWTQVLEEKQKQISAERYGPNLSDVEKQIASHNILHQEIEAYGSQMNRSSTGSPAKLSTIQRKYTDLLEASLWRHRYLASLYDYMQGCSKELVYLSEYQERILRKDWSDRMLDPPGVRMEYEKFKNNTLLTHESETNQLQMDGDRLVEMKHPASSTIRAHSDALQNEWQSFLNLCICQEVHLDNIDNYRKYQLDVETLSESMKRLNSNLDPKSLNNKNNPEILLQLEGDESAIERNEQRLVALREFSSTIAPLKLRRLRPTKPTPVVSLCEWTNGEDSVSQAEKLMLKSNLDNENWEVQTSTGKTKTLPGACFLVPPPDTEALEKVESLDRELSNLKRKRTTLMASLRSPGVEVVRSVRAAPVANAPVDPKATVLASQLDKISKNLDHSEKDILSRLRAPLDRSDPTRDLANRLKEHERATLTVRNLEAEKAAVQRDMDPILAQKPLGPTTSALSLKLSGLNNTFDDTNVLCDLYNKKATASMFLERQIITVDNSVSGFEEQLAEDAAIPDVPNVLQTRIQKLQNMRKDVASKQDEMLKLSRDLESTEQLSSSLQKGFHEYCPDIHRQQTEVKHLKNRYANVNSQLQERTVLLQEATNKNQGFQSSVQSLNLFLTNLPNNTINPSDGLSQISSKQNSQKRVVEDIKRKSDDVALAVKQSRDLQNVLNEYEAKSDKYRSTLKDVDDEDAKRPHTSAMADAVLKKERALLNLYSEVSAENNQLLNKMGLAKNIIAQNEEKVSQVVVKQQRQLQSQQKDLEETDVLKRELADEITRRSHAENDLATYRKRFISLKSRRGVERMEEREVVQYYRDPTLEGDLVSLKSQIQDEVIKHSGIQTEIKVVNENIIRRETELTNVKPRLLTKVLTEFERDPQLDKEATKLREEMRKLEQEVQVRDTETVHMKTEITVLAQKRPTIKERVVKKEVVRLEKDPEMLKAVLIFQTEISEEGLRSKSLNDDIFRTRSQINTLERIIPTIQPKIVTKVLKRVEQDPKLIDEVKTIHTSLEEEKKMNSDLMKELTSLQIRYSEVEKVRPKLELKEIINEIYRVDPETEVELVRLRKELLDSNRNCTDLEKEINSVMVDLKTLRSQKPKSEYKEVTQEVIKEEKSPEVIREIKRLNDQVSLLRVSYDSTLDLLSRLRKERDEWKVEKSKLETKLVNKEVVKYENDPLLEKEADRLRRDVREEIQQRRNMEETVFDLQNKYIMLERQKPKDKIVMQEVVRLEKDPKQLLEYEKLNKNLDEEVKSRRKLELEVQQLRALVEEKERNLALMDDRQKKIQVETELRQIKSRILELENTPQPIAEKIIIEEVLKVERDPKLEKLTSGLRTDMDMEETNISRLERDIRNLKIKLDILRKEKSIEKTVYKEVIRVEKDQNVEVERDHLRDLVLQERSSRRDQEDEIQRLNTKVTRLQTTKSSTSHEEASITLNRDSLIREKENLLKTLRTLESEKHDLSISFQLQSKLMSERNQINRKRGMKMDSEVQRLEKDILDEKDRIHQKETYIMELQNNLKKEDHSETHTRETNLSTRITILDPETGKDMSPYDAYLEGLIDRNQYIHLQELECDWEEITSMGPDGETSILQDRKSGKQFSVKNALKDGRLTQSDLHRYKEGKMPISEFALLVAGDSRPKPYIGPIATPRTPTKTTAASSLSTMPSSLRSSYSSLTNNRYGSSSNLNISSGDELFPISGVLDSTTNSRMSVRSALTRNLIDPTTAQKLLEAQAATGGIVDLNRMDKFSVHKAVELGLIDKSHMHLLLNAQKAFTGVEDPVTKERLAVGQAAEKGWIPQDSAMRYMEAQYLTGGLVNPHKAGRISVQDALNTKIIDSTVAKNLQDKSAHTKELIDPITKEKISYKEAMDRCKKDVTTGLLLLPAASSGDSKDAPSYSNYRFPGSYSQV